One part of the Musa acuminata AAA Group cultivar baxijiao chromosome BXJ1-5, Cavendish_Baxijiao_AAA, whole genome shotgun sequence genome encodes these proteins:
- the LOC103975127 gene encoding uncharacterized protein LOC103975127 encodes MEIKATASAMVLLLLLAWCCNVHVEAQVPIPAKIDGFVYRGAPVWGHSVVVEAFFDPLCPDSRDSWPPLKKALRHYSDRLSVVVHPFALPYHSNAFIACRALHIANKLNASSTYPLLELFFKFQEKYYNQPTYNLPRASIIKDMARLAVAAIGKNSLSTFLSGFNDTRTDSATRISFKYGCSRGVTGTPFFFVNGMPLSQSGSELAYKEWRSIIDPLLERQI; translated from the exons ATGGAGATTAAGGCTACTGCTTCGGCCATGGTGCTGCTCCTCCTCCTTGCTTGGTGCTGCAACGTTCATGTTGAAGCACAGGTGCCGATCCCAGCTAAGATTGATGGGTTTGTGTACAGAGGAGCTCCTGTTTGGGGGCACTCAGTGGTGGTGGAAGCCTTCTTTGATCCTTTATGCCCTGACAGCAGAGACTCATGGCCGCCACTGAAGAAAGCCCTGCGCCACTACTCTGATCGCCTCTCGGTCGTGGTCCACCCCTTCGCACTGCC TTACCACAGCAATGCTTTTATTGCTTGTCGCGCACTTCACATTGCCAATAAGCTCAACGCATCCTCAACATACCCACTGCTGGAGCTCTTCTTCAAGTTTCAG GAAAAGTACTATAACCAGCCAACTTATAATCTGCCAAGAGCTTCCATAATCAAAGACATGGCTCGGCTAGCGGTTGCAGCTATCGGCAAGAACTCATTGTCGACATTCCTATCTGGTTTTAATGACACAAGAACTGACTCTGCAACAAGGATTTCCTTCAAG TATGGATGCTCAAGGGGAGTGACGGGCACACCTTTCTTCTTTGTCAATGGAATGCCTCTATCTCAGTCTGGCTCAGAACTGGCTTACAAGGAATGGAGAAGCATTATTGATCCACTTCTAGAGAGGCAAATTTAG